From the genome of Verrucomicrobiia bacterium, one region includes:
- a CDS encoding TlpA family protein disulfide reductase produces MKKFFLMPTLLALLLPGLMAGQLGDPAAPLEISEWVKGGPVDLATVKGKQVVVVEFWATWCPPCRVSIPHLTKMQKKFKDVIFVGVSDEKPDVVKKFVTQMGDKMDYVVAIDDQDQTSKGYMAAFDIGGIPHAFVVGQDGHILWQGHPMDGLEEVLDQIIAGHYDLTAAQAQEKKAADQQAKQAVIQPKLMELVQLIQ; encoded by the coding sequence ATGAAAAAGTTTTTTCTGATGCCAACGCTGCTGGCGCTGTTGCTGCCCGGACTGATGGCGGGGCAACTTGGCGATCCCGCCGCGCCCCTGGAGATTTCCGAATGGGTCAAAGGCGGCCCGGTGGATTTGGCGACCGTCAAAGGCAAACAGGTCGTGGTGGTGGAATTTTGGGCGACGTGGTGTCCGCCGTGTCGCGTCAGCATTCCGCATCTCACCAAGATGCAAAAGAAGTTCAAGGACGTCATTTTTGTTGGTGTGTCCGATGAGAAGCCGGACGTGGTCAAAAAGTTCGTCACCCAGATGGGCGACAAAATGGATTACGTGGTGGCCATTGATGATCAGGATCAGACCAGCAAGGGTTACATGGCTGCTTTCGACATCGGGGGCATCCCGCATGCCTTCGTTGTTGGCCAGGACGGCCACATTCTCTGGCAGGGACATCCCATGGATGGGTTGGAGGAGGTTTTGGATCAGATCATTGCGGGGCATTACGATCTGACCGCCGCGCAGGCCCAGGAGAAAAAAGCGGCTGACCAGCAAGCCAAACAAGCGGTCATTCAACCCAAACTGATGGAGCTGGTGCAATTGATTCAATGA
- a CDS encoding SGNH/GDSL hydrolase family protein gives MKTHRPATHSVNRRGFLKTSGLALGTAGLTLTNSAEAARGPVTQRKLIAKQATILFQGDSITDTGRSRDADKTNTPNNQPGLGSGYAWFAAAELLVSRPNDGLRIFNRGVGGNKVYQLAERWQSDCLDLKPDVLSVLVGVNDFWHTQDPRLNYQGTVEIYERDYLALIARTKQVLPQVKLVLCEPFVLRCGAVKDSWFPQFDQYRAAAQRVAEKHQAVFIPLQTIFDEATKYAPPEHWAGDGVHPTAAGASLMAHFWLKAVGA, from the coding sequence ATGAAAACTCATCGTCCCGCTACTCACTCCGTAAACCGTCGCGGTTTCCTGAAAACTTCCGGTCTCGCATTGGGCACGGCGGGTTTGACTCTGACCAATTCCGCCGAGGCCGCGCGCGGACCGGTTACGCAGCGCAAGCTGATCGCGAAGCAGGCGACCATTCTGTTTCAAGGTGACTCGATTACTGATACCGGGCGGAGTCGCGACGCCGACAAAACCAATACGCCCAACAACCAGCCCGGATTGGGCAGCGGTTACGCGTGGTTCGCGGCGGCGGAACTGCTCGTCAGCCGTCCGAACGACGGGTTGAGAATTTTCAATCGCGGGGTCGGCGGCAACAAGGTGTATCAACTGGCCGAGCGCTGGCAGTCGGACTGCCTCGATCTCAAACCGGACGTGTTGAGCGTCCTGGTCGGGGTCAATGATTTCTGGCATACGCAGGACCCGCGGTTGAATTATCAAGGCACGGTGGAAATCTACGAGCGGGATTATCTGGCGTTGATCGCGCGAACGAAACAAGTCCTGCCTCAAGTGAAGCTCGTGCTCTGCGAACCGTTTGTGCTGCGTTGCGGCGCGGTCAAGGATTCATGGTTTCCCCAATTTGACCAATACCGCGCGGCGGCCCAACGCGTCGCGGAAAAGCACCAGGCGGTTTTTATTCCGTTGCAGACGATTTTTGACGAGGCAACGAAATACGCGCCGCCGGAGCATTGGGCGGGCGACGGCGTGCATCCGACGGCCGCCGGCGCGTCGTTGATGGCGCACTTCTGGTTGAAAGCGGTGGGCGCGTGA
- a CDS encoding type II toxin-antitoxin system Phd/YefM family antitoxin, protein MPSTKILPGVFYLEPTELRAANRSLLTIFFEANVTIMSTITVSELKKKPAKQWFKSASKDDLIVTAKGEPVAVLLHIAAASMDSTRALVRSVRALQAQAVLQQAAVGNGTAEFSMSDIDAEITASRRARHRK, encoded by the coding sequence GTGCCCTCAACCAAAATCCTTCCCGGTGTCTTTTATCTTGAGCCAACGGAATTGAGAGCGGCCAATCGCAGCTTGCTCACAATTTTCTTCGAGGCTAACGTGACCATCATGAGCACGATCACGGTGAGTGAATTGAAGAAAAAGCCGGCCAAGCAATGGTTCAAGTCCGCCAGCAAGGATGACTTGATCGTCACGGCAAAAGGCGAACCGGTAGCCGTGTTATTGCACATTGCCGCAGCCTCGATGGATTCCACCCGGGCGTTGGTGCGCAGCGTGCGGGCGTTGCAGGCGCAAGCCGTCCTGCAACAAGCTGCAGTTGGAAATGGTACTGCGGAGTTTTCCATGTCGGACATTGACGCGGAAATCACTGCCAGCCGTCGCGCCCGCCATCGGAAATGA
- a CDS encoding glycoside hydrolase family 76 protein — protein sequence MTVAVLGAVSWWLAASDARADAPPDYYAQSLASTRVLQHWYNAQGLWDTTGWWNAANCLEVVERMIELNNGAEYLEVLRATFDRNRTRDFLNEFYDDEGWWALAWVRAYDLTGERHYLRAAQTIFTDMASGWDDHCGGGVWWKKDRRYKNAIPNELFLLLAARLHQRTPGDRGPGSYLDWAQREWEWFKASGLINAGQLVNDGLNAQCENNRQTTWTYNQGVIIGGLVELYRSTGRADYLAQAIAIGDAATTQLVNAAGILREPNERRGLRGGDGPQFKGIFIRHLAELYEVTGFVRYREFMERNAKSVWENNRDAEGRFGGRWAGPVDAVDAARHSSALRVICALAEPRLAADAESAVRRWLAPALEHEVGRSRGATQWVAEPATDHASGYLVKGALPEDLASGDCDAAFELKVDYLAGIASALARISIWDVATGQEVAGRELRGADFSNALYHTFTLRFQVVAGHSYEARTFWYRDPAAPALTHRNITVRSTD from the coding sequence GTGACGGTTGCCGTCCTCGGGGCCGTGAGTTGGTGGTTGGCGGCGAGCGACGCGCGAGCGGATGCGCCGCCTGATTACTACGCGCAAAGCCTGGCTTCAACGCGGGTGTTGCAACATTGGTATAACGCGCAAGGTTTGTGGGACACAACCGGTTGGTGGAACGCCGCCAATTGTTTGGAAGTCGTTGAACGAATGATCGAGCTGAACAACGGCGCCGAATATCTGGAGGTTTTGCGCGCGACCTTTGATCGCAATCGCACCCGGGATTTCCTCAATGAGTTCTACGACGACGAGGGCTGGTGGGCGCTGGCCTGGGTGCGCGCGTACGATTTGACCGGCGAACGCCATTACCTGCGCGCGGCGCAAACCATCTTCACGGACATGGCTTCCGGTTGGGACGATCACTGCGGCGGCGGAGTTTGGTGGAAGAAGGATCGCCGGTACAAAAACGCCATTCCCAACGAGTTGTTTCTGTTGTTGGCGGCGCGTCTGCATCAACGCACGCCGGGTGACCGCGGGCCGGGCAGCTACCTGGATTGGGCGCAACGCGAGTGGGAATGGTTCAAAGCGTCGGGCCTGATCAATGCCGGGCAACTCGTGAACGACGGCTTGAACGCGCAATGCGAAAACAATCGCCAGACCACCTGGACCTACAATCAAGGCGTCATCATTGGCGGGCTGGTGGAATTGTATCGAAGCACCGGGCGCGCGGATTATCTGGCGCAAGCGATCGCGATTGGCGACGCGGCGACGACGCAGTTGGTGAACGCCGCCGGCATTCTGCGCGAGCCGAATGAAAGGCGCGGGTTGCGCGGCGGTGATGGCCCGCAATTCAAGGGCATATTCATCCGGCATCTGGCGGAGTTGTATGAAGTCACCGGCTTCGTTCGGTACCGCGAATTTATGGAGCGCAACGCGAAATCCGTGTGGGAAAACAACCGCGACGCCGAGGGGCGCTTTGGCGGGCGTTGGGCCGGACCGGTGGACGCGGTGGATGCGGCGCGGCACAGCTCCGCCCTGCGCGTAATTTGCGCATTGGCCGAACCGCGTCTCGCGGCGGATGCCGAATCCGCAGTGCGCCGTTGGTTGGCGCCGGCGCTCGAACATGAAGTGGGCCGGTCGCGGGGCGCAACCCAATGGGTCGCTGAACCGGCGACGGACCATGCTTCCGGTTACCTGGTGAAAGGCGCCTTGCCGGAGGACCTGGCGTCCGGGGACTGCGATGCCGCTTTTGAATTGAAAGTGGATTATCTCGCGGGAATCGCTTCGGCCCTCGCCCGAATTTCCATTTGGGATGTGGCGACCGGACAAGAGGTGGCCGGGCGCGAGTTGCGTGGCGCGGATTTTTCCAACGCGCTTTACCACACCTTCACGTTGCGTTTTCAAGTGGTGGCTGGTCATTCGTATGAAGCGCGCACCTTTTGGTATCGGGACCCGGCGGCACCGGCCTTGACCCACCGAAATATCACCGTGCGCTCGACTGATTAA
- a CDS encoding DUF2961 domain-containing protein yields MKRLFFLASLGLAITLPGQAQPQLTYPDLVKRLTDLEHLATVPAPGETTKQWSSYDRASKYDAATGKYLHWDANGDNAGIIRKEGDTEVFAEMEGPGCIWRIWSATVKEGHVKIYLDGASEPAVDLPFIGYFDGKHAPFTRPELVHTTTANGYNNYTPIPYQKSCKIVADKGWGAYYEFVYTTFAPGTQVPTFQRELSAADNAALDAANRALANSGPRDPSKGYAKSGGKGWLNGNGGATTATLDGSGAINLIRVKINDLPAAPEDRDVLRELTLQIKWDGEAQPSVWSPLGDFFGTAPGANIYQSFPCGLTKDGWFYANWFMPFARGAEVKIVNEGSADRQVELEVYRVPLVGDAKDYARFHAKWHRDAFLPAEPERQIDWTMLKTTGSGRYVGVMLHIWSPRGGWWGEGDEKFFVDGEKFPSTFGTGSEDYFGYAWSSANLFFHPLHNQTFNSGNCKGHISVNRWHVADQIPFHQSFEGAIEKYFPNHKPTLYAATVYWYLAPGGHDPYPPAPLSERLGYYIQPEPKRIPGAIEGENLKIVSKTGGDPQEQDMTGFGDDWSNDAHLWWINAKPGNELVLALPVPQTGDYQLRAQLTKAVDYGIVRLALDGEPLSGPIDLYNNGVIATGELELGRRHLTAGDHQLSVTIVGANSKAVKNYMFALDYVRLVPLK; encoded by the coding sequence ATGAAACGCCTTTTTTTCCTCGCCAGTCTCGGATTGGCCATCACTCTGCCTGGTCAGGCGCAACCGCAACTCACTTACCCGGATCTGGTCAAGCGGTTGACCGACTTGGAACACCTGGCGACCGTGCCTGCGCCCGGTGAAACCACGAAGCAGTGGTCGAGTTATGATCGCGCCAGCAAATACGACGCGGCGACCGGCAAGTACCTCCACTGGGACGCGAACGGCGATAACGCCGGCATCATTCGCAAGGAGGGCGATACCGAGGTTTTCGCGGAAATGGAAGGGCCGGGTTGCATCTGGCGCATCTGGTCGGCGACCGTCAAGGAAGGACATGTAAAAATTTACCTGGATGGCGCGAGTGAGCCGGCGGTGGACCTGCCGTTCATCGGTTACTTCGATGGCAAACACGCGCCGTTCACGCGACCGGAATTGGTGCATACCACCACGGCCAATGGCTACAATAATTACACCCCGATTCCTTATCAGAAATCCTGCAAGATCGTCGCGGATAAAGGTTGGGGCGCGTACTACGAATTCGTTTACACGACGTTTGCCCCGGGCACCCAAGTGCCGACGTTCCAGCGGGAGTTGAGCGCAGCGGACAACGCCGCGCTCGACGCGGCGAACCGGGCGTTGGCGAATTCCGGTCCGCGAGACCCGAGCAAGGGTTACGCGAAGTCCGGCGGAAAAGGTTGGCTCAACGGCAACGGCGGCGCGACTACGGCCACGCTGGATGGTTCGGGCGCCATCAATCTGATCCGCGTGAAAATCAATGACCTGCCCGCCGCGCCGGAGGATCGCGATGTGTTGCGCGAACTGACGCTCCAGATCAAGTGGGACGGGGAAGCGCAGCCGAGCGTCTGGAGTCCCTTGGGCGATTTCTTCGGCACCGCTCCCGGCGCCAATATCTATCAATCGTTTCCCTGTGGTTTGACCAAGGATGGCTGGTTCTACGCCAACTGGTTCATGCCATTCGCTCGTGGCGCGGAAGTGAAAATTGTCAACGAAGGCAGCGCGGATCGTCAGGTGGAACTGGAAGTGTATCGCGTTCCGCTCGTGGGCGACGCGAAGGACTACGCGCGTTTCCACGCCAAATGGCATCGCGACGCGTTCCTGCCCGCCGAACCGGAGCGGCAGATTGACTGGACGATGTTGAAGACAACCGGCAGCGGACGTTACGTCGGCGTGATGCTGCACATCTGGAGCCCGCGCGGTGGTTGGTGGGGTGAGGGCGATGAAAAATTCTTTGTGGATGGCGAAAAGTTTCCGTCCACTTTCGGCACCGGTTCGGAGGATTATTTTGGCTACGCCTGGAGCAGCGCCAATTTGTTTTTCCATCCGCTGCACAACCAGACGTTCAACTCCGGCAATTGCAAAGGGCACATCTCGGTCAACCGCTGGCACGTTGCCGATCAGATTCCGTTTCACCAATCGTTCGAGGGGGCGATTGAAAAGTATTTTCCCAACCACAAACCCACGCTCTACGCCGCGACGGTTTATTGGTATCTCGCGCCGGGCGGACATGATCCGTACCCACCGGCGCCCCTTTCCGAACGGTTGGGTTACTACATCCAACCGGAGCCGAAACGAATTCCGGGAGCGATCGAAGGCGAGAATCTGAAAATTGTGTCCAAGACCGGCGGCGATCCGCAGGAGCAGGACATGACCGGATTTGGCGATGATTGGAGCAACGACGCGCACCTGTGGTGGATCAACGCCAAGCCCGGCAACGAACTGGTGCTGGCGTTGCCAGTGCCGCAAACCGGTGATTACCAGTTGCGGGCGCAACTCACCAAAGCCGTGGATTACGGCATCGTGCGGCTCGCGCTCGATGGGGAGCCGCTGAGCGGGCCGATTGATCTCTACAACAACGGAGTGATCGCGACCGGCGAACTGGAGCTGGGCCGTCGCCATCTGACAGCGGGCGACCATCAACTTTCCGTGACGATTGTCGGCGCCAACTCCAAGGCCGTGAAGAACTACATGTTCGCGCTGGATTACGTGAGACTCGTGCCGCTGAAATAG
- a CDS encoding putative toxin-antitoxin system toxin component, PIN family, whose protein sequence is MKIVLDTNVVVSGLLQARGNPACILSLVLSGATRICHDKRILAEYSEVPARPRFKLDPQRVRNVLSKIKTDGLAIEVGGKFSLSLPDPDDQPFLEVALVAAADFLITGNLADYPPDKCKGCNVISPAAFMAEWQRQAGN, encoded by the coding sequence ATGAAAATCGTGCTCGACACCAACGTCGTCGTGTCGGGCCTGCTTCAAGCGCGGGGAAATCCAGCCTGCATCCTCTCGCTGGTGCTGTCGGGCGCAACCCGGATTTGCCACGACAAGCGCATTCTGGCCGAGTATTCAGAAGTACCCGCCCGCCCACGTTTCAAACTCGATCCTCAGCGTGTCCGCAATGTTTTGAGTAAAATTAAAACCGACGGCCTGGCCATCGAGGTCGGCGGCAAATTCAGTTTGAGTTTACCCGACCCAGACGATCAGCCGTTTCTGGAAGTGGCATTGGTAGCGGCGGCAGATTTTCTCATAACTGGAAATCTTGCTGATTATCCGCCGGATAAGTGTAAGGGCTGTAATGTCATTTCGCCCGCGGCGTTTATGGCGGAGTGGCAACGCCAGGCAGGTAATTAG
- a CDS encoding RluA family pseudouridine synthase, translating to MTTTRTDTLTIDRSYPNERLDAFLRRQFPALSRGAIQRLIEQGHITVNAKPVKPTHTPRAGEVVRLEFPEAKPAAAQPEDIPLDILYEDAALLVLNKPPGLVVHPAAGNENHTLVNALLHHCRGELSGIGGVARPGIVHRLDKETSGCLVVAKNDATHTALSAQFAARSIQKIYLALVCGLVPNNSGHIRAAIARHPTQRKRMAIHDDATGRAAHTEYRVLERLNAATLMEAHLHTGRTHQIRVHFRHLGFPIAGDSTYGQRQTRRLTELTHYAPPRLLLHAQQLAFTHPRTGKKLALTAPLPTDFEEALKFLHIPD from the coding sequence ATGACCACCACGCGCACGGACACGCTGACCATTGACCGCTCCTACCCGAACGAGCGCCTGGATGCTTTTCTACGACGACAATTCCCCGCCCTCTCGCGCGGTGCGATTCAACGCCTTATCGAACAAGGCCACATCACCGTCAATGCCAAGCCCGTCAAACCCACGCACACCCCGCGCGCCGGCGAAGTGGTTCGCCTTGAATTTCCCGAAGCCAAACCCGCCGCCGCGCAACCCGAGGACATCCCCCTCGATATTCTCTACGAAGACGCGGCGTTGCTTGTCCTGAACAAACCGCCCGGACTCGTCGTGCATCCGGCGGCAGGCAACGAAAATCACACCCTGGTCAATGCGCTGCTGCATCATTGCCGAGGCGAACTCAGCGGCATCGGCGGCGTGGCGCGACCCGGCATTGTCCATCGGCTTGACAAGGAAACCAGCGGTTGCCTCGTCGTCGCCAAAAACGACGCGACACATACCGCGCTCTCGGCGCAATTCGCCGCCCGCTCCATTCAGAAAATTTATCTGGCCCTCGTGTGCGGCCTGGTCCCGAACAACTCGGGCCACATCCGCGCGGCCATCGCCCGACATCCCACCCAACGCAAACGCATGGCCATTCACGACGACGCCACCGGCCGCGCCGCCCACACCGAATACCGCGTTCTCGAACGACTCAACGCCGCCACCTTGATGGAAGCGCACCTGCACACCGGCCGCACCCACCAAATCCGCGTTCACTTTCGTCACCTTGGCTTTCCGATTGCCGGCGACTCCACCTACGGCCAGCGCCAAACCCGTCGGCTGACGGAGCTGACGCATTACGCGCCGCCGCGACTCCTGCTCCACGCTCAACAACTCGCCTTCACCCATCCACGCACCGGAAAGAAACTGGCGTTAACCGCACCCCTTCCCACCGACTTCGAAGAAGCACTCAAGTTCCTGCACATACCTGATTGA
- the lspA gene encoding signal peptidase II — protein MLSTENPATSSPTRRLLVVAASLYALDQLTKSIVLQFLGQWQERVIIPGFFKFVHWGNTGAAWSFLSGNNKLLAGVAAVALVGLFLARKHFDLRSRLGQFAFGAILGGIAGNLTDRLLPSRQHVIDFLRFYLDTARGEVGFPAFNVADSAICVGVALIFWVTWRTEKMARLETKTPAEPKAS, from the coding sequence GTGTTGAGCACTGAAAATCCAGCCACCAGTTCGCCCACCCGCCGCCTGCTGGTGGTGGCCGCCAGTCTTTACGCCCTGGACCAACTCACCAAATCCATCGTCCTCCAATTCCTCGGCCAATGGCAGGAACGCGTAATCATCCCTGGATTTTTCAAATTCGTCCATTGGGGCAACACGGGCGCCGCCTGGAGCTTCCTCTCCGGCAATAACAAACTGCTCGCCGGCGTCGCCGCCGTTGCGCTGGTGGGACTATTCCTGGCGCGCAAACACTTCGATTTGCGTTCCAGACTCGGCCAATTCGCGTTCGGCGCAATTCTCGGCGGCATCGCCGGCAACCTGACCGATCGCCTGCTCCCCAGCCGCCAACACGTCATTGATTTCCTTCGGTTCTATCTCGATACCGCTCGGGGCGAAGTTGGCTTTCCCGCTTTCAACGTCGCCGACAGCGCCATCTGTGTTGGCGTTGCGTTAATTTTTTGGGTGACGTGGCGCACGGAAAAAATGGCGCGGCTCGAAACCAAAACCCCCGCTGAACCCAAAGCTTCCTGA
- a CDS encoding glycoside hydrolase family 125 protein: MNRREFLQNTVLTTAALTLLPSRSLAASTDFPVVRTPLEKRHFKSVAVERAIAQVKASIGNKELAWMFENCFPNTLDTTVDFGTSDGRPDTYVITGDIDAMWLRDSSAQVYPYLDLMRDDAPLQQLIAGVINRQTRCILKDPYANAFYKDDQKRGEWQHDLTDMKPGVHERKWEIDSLCYPIRLAYRYWQLSGDPAPFDQAWHDAIRLTLQTFREQQRKSNRGPYHFLRRTEWATDSLPGRGYGNPAKPVGLIYSMFRPSDDATIFPFLVPSNFFAVVSLRQAAEMVERLRADADLARQLRALAAEVETALKRYAIVRHPRGGRVYAFEVDAYGNYYCTDDGNIPNLLSLPYLGAVKPGDKTYLNTRQLLLSSDNPYWCVGKAATGLGGPHVGVDMIWPLGVIIQALTATKDTEIKQCLVTLQKTHAGTGFMHEAFNKDDPNKFTRSWFAWANTIFGELIWKTFHERRHLLD; encoded by the coding sequence ATGAACCGACGCGAATTTCTTCAGAACACCGTTTTGACCACGGCGGCGTTGACGTTGTTGCCGTCGCGCAGTCTGGCGGCGTCAACCGATTTCCCGGTGGTGCGCACTCCGCTCGAAAAACGCCACTTCAAAAGCGTCGCCGTCGAGCGGGCCATCGCGCAGGTCAAGGCTTCCATTGGTAATAAAGAACTGGCGTGGATGTTTGAGAATTGTTTCCCGAACACGCTGGATACCACGGTGGATTTCGGGACTTCGGACGGACGCCCCGATACTTATGTCATCACCGGTGATATTGATGCCATGTGGCTGCGCGACAGCTCGGCGCAGGTCTATCCGTATTTGGATTTGATGCGTGACGACGCCCCGCTGCAACAACTGATCGCGGGCGTCATCAACCGCCAGACGCGTTGCATCCTGAAAGACCCGTACGCGAACGCGTTCTACAAGGACGATCAGAAACGTGGCGAGTGGCAGCACGATTTGACGGATATGAAACCCGGCGTGCATGAGCGCAAGTGGGAGATTGATTCGCTGTGCTATCCGATCCGACTCGCCTATCGTTATTGGCAACTTTCCGGCGATCCCGCTCCGTTTGACCAGGCCTGGCATGATGCCATCCGGTTGACGCTGCAAACCTTCCGCGAGCAGCAGCGTAAATCAAATCGCGGGCCGTACCACTTTTTGCGTCGCACTGAATGGGCCACCGACAGTTTGCCGGGGCGCGGGTATGGCAATCCCGCCAAACCCGTGGGACTGATCTATTCCATGTTCCGCCCGAGCGATGACGCCACGATTTTTCCGTTCCTCGTGCCCTCGAATTTTTTCGCCGTCGTGAGTTTGCGTCAGGCGGCCGAAATGGTGGAGCGGTTGCGCGCGGACGCCGATCTCGCGAGGCAATTGCGCGCGCTGGCCGCAGAAGTGGAGACCGCTTTGAAGCGTTACGCCATCGTGCGTCATCCTCGAGGTGGTCGGGTGTACGCGTTCGAAGTGGATGCGTACGGCAATTATTATTGCACGGACGACGGCAACATTCCGAACTTGCTATCGCTGCCCTATCTCGGCGCCGTCAAACCGGGAGACAAGACGTATCTGAATACGCGCCAATTGTTGCTCTCCTCGGATAATCCGTATTGGTGCGTCGGCAAGGCGGCCACCGGACTTGGTGGTCCGCACGTGGGCGTGGACATGATCTGGCCCTTGGGAGTCATTATTCAGGCCCTCACCGCCACCAAGGATACGGAGATCAAACAGTGCTTGGTGACTTTGCAGAAAACTCACGCGGGCACCGGTTTCATGCACGAAGCTTTCAACAAGGATGATCCCAATAAATTCACCCGCTCCTGGTTTGCCTGGGCCAACACCATCTTCGGCGAGCTGATCTGGAAAACCTTCCACGAACGGCGTCACCTCCTGGATTGA
- a CDS encoding M2 family metallopeptidase — MRKLLWLLLFGTSSIISAPTQTVADAGALVRQAEAELATHSVLASRADWVNLTYLTEDTDALAAEFAARGTELSVRLAKRAAKFDHTEGLSFDVRRKLDFLKQSIVLPAPDRPGAAAELSGIATRLQSSYGKGKGTIKGEPINGSDIEAAMGTVRDPALLQEMWTSWHDNVGTPMREDYARLVAIANAGARELGYADVGLMWRSGYDLPPDEFARELDRLWLQVKPLYDQLHGYVRAKLHEHYGAAVQPATGPIRADLLGNMWAQDWGNIYPLVAPAGVGDVGYDLTDLLNARKFDALKMVRTGEAFYTSLGFPPLPETFWQRSLFVKPADREVVCHASAWDLDNVDDLRIKMCIKINGDDFRVIHHELGHNYYQRAYNQQPFLYLNGANDGFHEAIGDFIALSITPEYLVQIGLLDAAQVPGADKDLGLLLRQALDKVAFLPFGLLMDKWRWGVFDGTTQPENYERDWNALRLQYQGIVPPVVRPATAFDPGAKYHIPGNTPYARYFIACILQFQLYQSAARQIGWNGPLHRCSFYGHKEVGERLNRMLALGASKPWPDALETFTGTRQLDASALIAYFQPLLDWLQTQNQGQPRGW, encoded by the coding sequence ATGCGAAAATTGCTGTGGCTGCTCCTCTTCGGAACGAGTTCGATTATTTCCGCCCCGACCCAGACGGTGGCTGACGCTGGCGCCTTGGTCCGGCAAGCCGAAGCGGAACTGGCGACGCACTCGGTTCTGGCGAGTCGCGCCGATTGGGTCAACCTCACCTATCTCACCGAAGATACCGATGCGTTGGCGGCGGAATTTGCGGCGCGCGGCACCGAGTTGAGCGTGCGACTGGCCAAGCGCGCGGCGAAATTTGATCACACGGAAGGCTTGTCATTCGACGTGCGCCGCAAACTGGATTTCCTCAAACAGAGCATTGTGTTGCCCGCGCCGGATCGTCCGGGGGCCGCGGCGGAATTGAGCGGCATCGCCACCCGGCTGCAATCGAGCTACGGCAAGGGCAAAGGCACCATCAAAGGCGAACCCATCAACGGCTCGGACATCGAGGCGGCCATGGGCACCGTGCGCGATCCGGCGTTGCTCCAGGAGATGTGGACCAGTTGGCATGACAATGTCGGCACGCCGATGCGCGAGGATTACGCGCGTCTGGTGGCGATTGCGAATGCCGGCGCGCGCGAGCTGGGCTACGCGGACGTCGGTTTGATGTGGCGCTCCGGTTACGACCTGCCGCCGGACGAATTCGCGCGCGAACTGGATCGGCTGTGGTTGCAGGTCAAGCCGCTCTACGATCAGTTGCATGGTTACGTGCGCGCCAAATTGCATGAGCATTACGGGGCGGCCGTGCAGCCGGCGACGGGGCCGATTCGCGCCGATCTGTTGGGCAACATGTGGGCGCAGGATTGGGGCAACATCTATCCACTCGTTGCCCCAGCGGGCGTGGGCGACGTGGGTTATGACCTCACGGATTTGTTGAACGCCAGGAAATTTGACGCCCTCAAAATGGTGCGGACCGGTGAGGCGTTTTACACCTCGCTCGGTTTTCCGCCGCTGCCCGAAACGTTCTGGCAACGCTCCCTTTTCGTCAAACCCGCCGACCGCGAAGTGGTTTGTCACGCGTCCGCGTGGGACCTGGATAACGTGGACGACCTGCGCATCAAAATGTGCATCAAAATCAACGGTGATGATTTCCGGGTCATTCACCACGAGTTGGGACACAACTATTATCAGCGCGCCTACAACCAGCAACCGTTTCTGTATCTGAACGGCGCGAACGATGGTTTCCACGAAGCCATCGGTGATTTCATTGCGCTATCCATCACTCCGGAATATCTGGTGCAAATCGGTTTGCTCGATGCCGCCCAGGTGCCGGGCGCGGACAAGGACCTCGGTTTGTTGCTGCGGCAGGCGTTGGACAAGGTGGCGTTTCTGCCGTTTGGGTTGCTCATGGATAAATGGCGTTGGGGCGTTTTCGACGGCACCACCCAACCCGAGAATTACGAGCGCGATTGGAACGCGTTGCGATTGCAGTATCAGGGCATCGTGCCGCCGGTTGTCCGCCCCGCGACGGCGTTTGATCCGGGCGCGAAATACCACATCCCCGGCAACACGCCGTACGCGCGCTATTTCATCGCGTGCATTTTACAGTTTCAATTGTATCAATCCGCCGCGCGCCAGATCGGCTGGAATGGACCGTTGCATCGCTGTTCGTTTTACGGACATAAGGAAGTCGGCGAACGTCTGAATCGCATGTTGGCTTTGGGCGCATCCAAACCCTGGCCCGACGCGCTGGAAACGTTCACTGGCACCCGCCAGTTGGATGCTTCGGCGCTCATTGCCTATTTCCAACCGTTGCTGGATTGGTTGCAAACGCAAAACCAAGGTCAGCCTCGCGGCTGGTGA